The Chanodichthys erythropterus isolate Z2021 chromosome 12, ASM2448905v1, whole genome shotgun sequence genome contains a region encoding:
- the LOC137032718 gene encoding B-cell receptor CD22-like isoform X3, whose protein sequence is MSQRPAPSLLLLFLLMIPGVCSQWSVSYSPSHICALKDSSVIMNCTYTYPTGYEIRRVFWTKTLVINNVEPPDLSNDTEYSQRLQYLGDEQQNCTIRLSHVTLKDSHKYYFRFITNKDKWIGKPGVTLTVTDLQVESPERVTEGDSVRLTCKSSCTLTDRATFIWYRNSQPLTTGINGNQLDLWRVSREDTGRYSCGVYGHSYRSPDVYLNIRYPPENPVISISPSGEIVSGDPVTLICSSDSNPPAEISWFKGGTFVGSGRIYSISKMSSDDSGEYKCRSINEHGEKYSDAVTLNVMYPHRSFSVLINGSGEIVSGDSVTLICSSDSNPPAEISWFKGGTFVGSGTIYSISKISSDDSGEYKCKSTYEHGEKYSDAVTLNVMYPPRSVSVLINGSGEMLQIRVTESPDTSDSNPPALNFSWFKENESSAVGSGQSFSALQSGRFYCQAHNQHGSQRSDAVTVTVHHGLGWHVWLGITVACLGFFIIIIIILFIMRKLRDAKTEDLTVKQQTQKRQKRS, encoded by the exons ATGTCACAGAGACCGGCTCCTTCTCTTCTTCTGCTGTTTCTGCTCATGATTCCAG GAGTTTGTAGTCAGTGGAGTGTGAGTTACAGTCCTTCACACATCTGTGCACTAAAGGACTCATCAgtgataatgaactgcacttatacatacCCTACTGGATATGAGATCAGGAGAGTGTTCTGGACCAAAACACTGGTAATAAATAATGTAGAGCCTCCAGATCTGTCTAATGACACTGAATACAGTCAGAGGCTTCAGTATCTGGGAGATGAACAGCAGAACTGCACCATCAGACtgagtcatgtgacactgaaggattCACACAAGTACTATTTCAGATTCATCACTAATAAAGACAAATGGATTGGTAAACCAGGAGTGACTCTTACTGTCACAG atctTCAGGTGGAGTCTCCTGAGAGAGTGacagagggagattcagtccgtCTGACATGTAAAAGCAGCTGCACTCTGACTGACAGAGCAACATTCATCTGGTACAGAAACTCACAGCCATTAACTACAGGAATTAATGGAAACCAGCTCGACCTCTGGAGAGTCAGCAGAGAAGATACAGGCAGATATAGCTGTGGTGTATATGGACACAGTTACAGATCTCCTGATGTTTATCTCAATATCAGAT ATCCTCCAGAGAATCCAGTGATCTCCATCAGTCCATCTGGTGAAATAGTGTCAGGAGATCCAGTGACtctgatctgcagcagtgattcaaaccctcctgcAGAAATCAGCTGGTTTAAAGGAGGAACGTTTGTAGGATCTGGAAGAATCTACAGCATCTCAAAGATGAGCTCTGATGACAGTGGAGAATACAAGTGCAGATCCATCAATGAACATGGAGAGAAATACTCTGATGCTGTGACTTTAAACGTCATGT ATCCTCACAGGAGCTTCTCAGTGTTGATAAACGGATCTGGTGAAATAGtgtcaggagattcagtgactctgatctgcagcagtgattcaaaccctcctgcAGAAATCAGCTGGTTTAAAGGAGGAACGTTTGTAGGATCTGGAACAATCTACAGCATCTCAAAGATCAGCTCTGATGACAGTGGAGAATACAAGTGCAAGTCCACCTATGAACATGGAGAGAAATACTCTGATGCTGTGACTTTAAATGTCATGT ACCCTCCCAGGAGCGTCTCAGTGTTGATAAACGGATCTGGTGAAATGCTGcagatcagagtcactgaatctcctgacactagtgattcaaaccctcctgctCTGAACTTCAGCTGGTTTAAGGAGAATGAAAGCTCAGCTGTTGGAtctggacagagtttcagtgcACTACAGAGTGGACGCTTCTACTGTCAGGCTCACAATCAACATGGATCTCAGAGATCAGACGCTGTAACTGTCACAG TGCATCATGGTCTTGGTTGGCATGTCTGGTTGGGGATCACAGTGGCATGTTTAGgattcttcatcatcatcatcatcattctgTTTATAAT GAGAAAACTAAGAGATGCTAAAACTGAAGACCTCACAGTGAAACAG CAAACCCAGAAGAGACAGAAACGCTCCTGA
- the LOC137031701 gene encoding CMRF35-like molecule 5, producing the protein MWNLILLLWPCIHIAVVVGARVTVTGHRGERVEIRCSYKSGYESNSKYFCKGKCSFVNKNIMVKSGFPAKDERFSLTDDKKNRVFTVTITDLRTEDEGQYWCAVKRTFNTDVYSKMLLLVKLDKKTTEVSTISPFFSSSTSAPLTPQTPLPQTSSPDTGSFGIIIAGVLVFLLIGAALPIVAVRKKKLTCGMASSSTEALRHTFRGEENDYNEGNPAVLPNSHTAQNDYISLENELHRPVNPEPADTDLDYTNVTSAVTNSQNLDQIYTDLDASRQSNIYQCLTADSAQEESIYHNIDQMTD; encoded by the exons ATGTGGAACCTTATTCTTCTTCTCTGGCCCTGCATTCATATCG CTGTTGTTGTAGGAGCTCGAGTTACAGTTACAGGACACAGAGGAGAGAGAGTTGAGATCAGATGCTCATATAAATCTGGATATGAATCAAATTCAAAGTATTTTTGTAAAGGCAAGTGTAGCTTtgtaaataaaaacatcatGGTTAAATCAGGATTTCCAGCTAAAGACGAGAGATTCTCTCTGACTGACGACAAGAAGAACAGAGTTTTCACCGTCACCATCACTGATCTGAGAACAGAGGATGAAGGACAATACTGGTGTGCTGTGAAGAGGACTTTTAATACTGATGTCTATTCAAAAATGTTGTTGCTGGTTAAACTGG ATAAGAAGACAACTGAGGTATCGACTATCAGcccatttttttcttcaagcaCATCAGCTCCACTGACTCCTCAAACCCCTTTACCCCAAACCTCTTCACCTGACACAG gTTCATTTGGTATCATCATCGCAGGAGTTTTGGTTTTTCTCCTGATAGGTGCTGCATTGCCTATAGTGGCCGTACGAAAGAAGAAGTTGACTTGTG GCATGGCGTCTTCCTCCACTGAAGCACTTCGTCACACATTTAGAGGAGAAGAG AATGACTACAATGAAGGGAACCCAGCTGTCCTGCCGAACTCACACACAGCtcaaaatgattatatttcttTGGAAAACGAGCTTCACAGACCTGTGAACCCAGAACCAGCCGACACAGACCTTGACTACACAAATGTTACTTCTGCAGTGACAAACAGTCAGAATTTGGATCAGATCTACACAGATCTCGACGCCAGTAGACAGAGTAACATTTACCAGTGTCTCACAGCTGATTCTGCTCAAGAAGAGTCGATCTATCACAATATTGATCAAATGACTGACTGA
- the LOC137032718 gene encoding B-cell receptor CD22-like isoform X1: MSQRPAPSLLLLFLLMIPGVCSQWSVSYSPSHICALKDSSVIMNCTYTYPTGYEIRRVFWTKTLVINNVEPPDLSNDTEYSQRLQYLGDEQQNCTIRLSHVTLKDSHKYYFRFITNKDKWIGKPGVTLTVTDLQVESPERVTEGDSVRLTCKSSCTLTDRATFIWYRNSQPLTTGINGNQLDLWRVSREDTGRYSCGVYGHSYRSPDVYLNIRYPPENPVISISPSGEIVSGDPVTLICSSDSNPPAEISWFKGGTFVGSGRIYSISKMSSDDSGEYKCRSINEHGEKYSDAVTLNVMYPHRSFSVLINGSGEIVSGDSVTLICSSDSNPPAEISWFKGGTFVGSGTIYSISKISSDDSGEYKCKSTYEHGEKYSDAVTLNVMYPPRSVSVLINGSGEMLQIRVTESPDTSDSNPPALNFSWFKENESSAVGSGQSFSALQSGRFYCQAHNQHGSQRSDAVTVTVHHGLGWHVWLGITVACLGFFIIIIIILFIMRKLRDAKTEDLTVKQDSLYSNITGRDVHVSESADCDDAQYATVTSSKPRRDRNAPDRRDTEEIQYATVQHHRNNQTKRSEENESQYGNIRIHQPESAVRRSNVETVDDASVIYSRVK; this comes from the exons ATGTCACAGAGACCGGCTCCTTCTCTTCTTCTGCTGTTTCTGCTCATGATTCCAG GAGTTTGTAGTCAGTGGAGTGTGAGTTACAGTCCTTCACACATCTGTGCACTAAAGGACTCATCAgtgataatgaactgcacttatacatacCCTACTGGATATGAGATCAGGAGAGTGTTCTGGACCAAAACACTGGTAATAAATAATGTAGAGCCTCCAGATCTGTCTAATGACACTGAATACAGTCAGAGGCTTCAGTATCTGGGAGATGAACAGCAGAACTGCACCATCAGACtgagtcatgtgacactgaaggattCACACAAGTACTATTTCAGATTCATCACTAATAAAGACAAATGGATTGGTAAACCAGGAGTGACTCTTACTGTCACAG atctTCAGGTGGAGTCTCCTGAGAGAGTGacagagggagattcagtccgtCTGACATGTAAAAGCAGCTGCACTCTGACTGACAGAGCAACATTCATCTGGTACAGAAACTCACAGCCATTAACTACAGGAATTAATGGAAACCAGCTCGACCTCTGGAGAGTCAGCAGAGAAGATACAGGCAGATATAGCTGTGGTGTATATGGACACAGTTACAGATCTCCTGATGTTTATCTCAATATCAGAT ATCCTCCAGAGAATCCAGTGATCTCCATCAGTCCATCTGGTGAAATAGTGTCAGGAGATCCAGTGACtctgatctgcagcagtgattcaaaccctcctgcAGAAATCAGCTGGTTTAAAGGAGGAACGTTTGTAGGATCTGGAAGAATCTACAGCATCTCAAAGATGAGCTCTGATGACAGTGGAGAATACAAGTGCAGATCCATCAATGAACATGGAGAGAAATACTCTGATGCTGTGACTTTAAACGTCATGT ATCCTCACAGGAGCTTCTCAGTGTTGATAAACGGATCTGGTGAAATAGtgtcaggagattcagtgactctgatctgcagcagtgattcaaaccctcctgcAGAAATCAGCTGGTTTAAAGGAGGAACGTTTGTAGGATCTGGAACAATCTACAGCATCTCAAAGATCAGCTCTGATGACAGTGGAGAATACAAGTGCAAGTCCACCTATGAACATGGAGAGAAATACTCTGATGCTGTGACTTTAAATGTCATGT ACCCTCCCAGGAGCGTCTCAGTGTTGATAAACGGATCTGGTGAAATGCTGcagatcagagtcactgaatctcctgacactagtgattcaaaccctcctgctCTGAACTTCAGCTGGTTTAAGGAGAATGAAAGCTCAGCTGTTGGAtctggacagagtttcagtgcACTACAGAGTGGACGCTTCTACTGTCAGGCTCACAATCAACATGGATCTCAGAGATCAGACGCTGTAACTGTCACAG TGCATCATGGTCTTGGTTGGCATGTCTGGTTGGGGATCACAGTGGCATGTTTAGgattcttcatcatcatcatcatcattctgTTTATAAT GAGAAAACTAAGAGATGCTAAAACTGAAGACCTCACAGTGAAACAG GACAGTCTGTACTCTAACATAACAGGGAGAGACGTTCATGTTTCTGAATCAGCTGATTGTGATGATGCTCAGTACGCCACTGTTACTTCCAGCAAACCCAGAAGAGACAGAAACGCTCCTGATCGCAGAGATACTGAGGAGATCCAGTACGCAACTGTACAACATCACAGAAACAACCAGACCAAGAGATCAGAGGAGAACGAAAGCCAGTACGGCAATATCAGGATTCACCAGCCTGAATCTGCTGTGAG GCGATCAAATGTTGAAACTGTGGACGACGCTTCTGTGATCTACAGCCGTGTCAAATGA
- the LOC137032718 gene encoding B-cell receptor CD22-like isoform X2 produces MIILNRRSESGSPFKGVCSQWSVSYSPSHICALKDSSVIMNCTYTYPTGYEIRRVFWTKTLVINNVEPPDLSNDTEYSQRLQYLGDEQQNCTIRLSHVTLKDSHKYYFRFITNKDKWIGKPGVTLTVTDLQVESPERVTEGDSVRLTCKSSCTLTDRATFIWYRNSQPLTTGINGNQLDLWRVSREDTGRYSCGVYGHSYRSPDVYLNIRYPPENPVISISPSGEIVSGDPVTLICSSDSNPPAEISWFKGGTFVGSGRIYSISKMSSDDSGEYKCRSINEHGEKYSDAVTLNVMYPHRSFSVLINGSGEIVSGDSVTLICSSDSNPPAEISWFKGGTFVGSGTIYSISKISSDDSGEYKCKSTYEHGEKYSDAVTLNVMYPPRSVSVLINGSGEMLQIRVTESPDTSDSNPPALNFSWFKENESSAVGSGQSFSALQSGRFYCQAHNQHGSQRSDAVTVTVHHGLGWHVWLGITVACLGFFIIIIIILFIMRKLRDAKTEDLTVKQDSLYSNITGRDVHVSESADCDDAQYATVTSSKPRRDRNAPDRRDTEEIQYATVQHHRNNQTKRSEENESQYGNIRIHQPESAVRRSNVETVDDASVIYSRVK; encoded by the exons ATGATTATTTTGAATCGCAGATCAGAGTCTGGCTCGCCGTTCAAAG GAGTTTGTAGTCAGTGGAGTGTGAGTTACAGTCCTTCACACATCTGTGCACTAAAGGACTCATCAgtgataatgaactgcacttatacatacCCTACTGGATATGAGATCAGGAGAGTGTTCTGGACCAAAACACTGGTAATAAATAATGTAGAGCCTCCAGATCTGTCTAATGACACTGAATACAGTCAGAGGCTTCAGTATCTGGGAGATGAACAGCAGAACTGCACCATCAGACtgagtcatgtgacactgaaggattCACACAAGTACTATTTCAGATTCATCACTAATAAAGACAAATGGATTGGTAAACCAGGAGTGACTCTTACTGTCACAG atctTCAGGTGGAGTCTCCTGAGAGAGTGacagagggagattcagtccgtCTGACATGTAAAAGCAGCTGCACTCTGACTGACAGAGCAACATTCATCTGGTACAGAAACTCACAGCCATTAACTACAGGAATTAATGGAAACCAGCTCGACCTCTGGAGAGTCAGCAGAGAAGATACAGGCAGATATAGCTGTGGTGTATATGGACACAGTTACAGATCTCCTGATGTTTATCTCAATATCAGAT ATCCTCCAGAGAATCCAGTGATCTCCATCAGTCCATCTGGTGAAATAGTGTCAGGAGATCCAGTGACtctgatctgcagcagtgattcaaaccctcctgcAGAAATCAGCTGGTTTAAAGGAGGAACGTTTGTAGGATCTGGAAGAATCTACAGCATCTCAAAGATGAGCTCTGATGACAGTGGAGAATACAAGTGCAGATCCATCAATGAACATGGAGAGAAATACTCTGATGCTGTGACTTTAAACGTCATGT ATCCTCACAGGAGCTTCTCAGTGTTGATAAACGGATCTGGTGAAATAGtgtcaggagattcagtgactctgatctgcagcagtgattcaaaccctcctgcAGAAATCAGCTGGTTTAAAGGAGGAACGTTTGTAGGATCTGGAACAATCTACAGCATCTCAAAGATCAGCTCTGATGACAGTGGAGAATACAAGTGCAAGTCCACCTATGAACATGGAGAGAAATACTCTGATGCTGTGACTTTAAATGTCATGT ACCCTCCCAGGAGCGTCTCAGTGTTGATAAACGGATCTGGTGAAATGCTGcagatcagagtcactgaatctcctgacactagtgattcaaaccctcctgctCTGAACTTCAGCTGGTTTAAGGAGAATGAAAGCTCAGCTGTTGGAtctggacagagtttcagtgcACTACAGAGTGGACGCTTCTACTGTCAGGCTCACAATCAACATGGATCTCAGAGATCAGACGCTGTAACTGTCACAG TGCATCATGGTCTTGGTTGGCATGTCTGGTTGGGGATCACAGTGGCATGTTTAGgattcttcatcatcatcatcatcattctgTTTATAAT GAGAAAACTAAGAGATGCTAAAACTGAAGACCTCACAGTGAAACAG GACAGTCTGTACTCTAACATAACAGGGAGAGACGTTCATGTTTCTGAATCAGCTGATTGTGATGATGCTCAGTACGCCACTGTTACTTCCAGCAAACCCAGAAGAGACAGAAACGCTCCTGATCGCAGAGATACTGAGGAGATCCAGTACGCAACTGTACAACATCACAGAAACAACCAGACCAAGAGATCAGAGGAGAACGAAAGCCAGTACGGCAATATCAGGATTCACCAGCCTGAATCTGCTGTGAG GCGATCAAATGTTGAAACTGTGGACGACGCTTCTGTGATCTACAGCCGTGTCAAATGA
- the LOC137032451 gene encoding CMRF35-like molecule 8, with protein sequence MITLNRSLSAVLGLSALWLMENSLALTVTGSVGSNISVACRYLETYQNNSKFFCQMNDSFAQRDPQCVQTTRRETSIIANWMGAEPYYLQHLWPAACAGGTPLGPTSRNLLLVVLEFVFVQDVVSLNPVTAPVGGNATFRCSHFLASGNIKYFCRNSCEDEFILIRSNKKQNPTRTDRFTLYDEGSDFTVTITRLQLSDSGTYICAVDRLFKDTYEHVTLHVFKVFTSTPVSASRPPARTTTRNAAENNERSVTMQSSADTSPETMHGSALSGPLFYVGVGLGVLALIFTVIFIFIQLKYKQKRCSSSVTASTHQPDSLNHSTLNITAQSDSLNYSSVLFIRKHNCTVKNSETFEMNLNETLYSSVQTPLQSNITDPNSLIYSRVTKGL encoded by the exons ATGATAACTCTGAATCGGTCTCTGTCAGCAGTGCTTGGTCTTTCAGCGCTGTGGCTGATGGAGAACTCACTGGCTCTTACCGTCACTGGATCTGTGGGAAGCAACATCTCAGTCGCCTGCAGATATCTTGAAACGTACCAGAATAACAGCAAGTTCTTCTGCCAGATGAACGATTCGTTTGCTCAGAGAGATCCTCAGTGTGTTCAGACGACCCGGAGAGAGACGAG CATAATTGCCAATTGGATGGGGGCGGAGCCTTATTATCTCCAACACCTGTGGCCTGCTGCTTGTGCTGGTGGCACTCCACTTGGGCCTACCTCAAGAAACCTGTTGTTGGTGGTTTTGGAGTTTGTTTTTGTACAGGATG TGGTGTCTTTGAATCCTGTAACTGCTCCAGTGGGAGGGAACGCCACATTTCGGTGTTCTCATTTTCTGGCCAGTGGAAACATCAAATATTTCTGCAGAAACTCTTGTGAggatgagtttattctcattcgatctaataaaaaacaaaacccgACTCGCACAGACAGATTCACTCTATATGATGAAGGATCAGACTTCACTGTGACCATCACACGCCTGCAGCTTTCAGACTCTGGCACTTACATCTGTGCAGTGGACAGACTTTTTAAAGACACTTACGAACATGTGACTCTACATGTATTTAAAG TCTTTACATCAACACCAGTAAGTGCATCCAGACCACCTGCAAGAACAACAACTAGAAATGCAGCAG agaATAATGAAAGATCAGTGACGATGCAGTCATCTGCAGACACATCACCAGAAACCATGCATGGATCAGCACTGTCTG GTCCTTTGTTTTATGTCGGAGTTGGTCTCGGTGTTCTCGCGctgatttttacagtcatcttcaTATTTATCCAGCTGAAGTATAAGCAGAAGCGATGCTCCTCCAGTGTGACAGCATCTACACATCAGCCCGACTCTCTGAATCACTCCACACTGAACATCACTGCACAATCAGACAGTCTCAACTATTCCTCTGTGCTGTTTATCAGAAAACACAACTGCACTGTGAAGAACAGCGAGACGTTTGAAATGAACCTGAATGAAACACTTTATTCATCTGTTCAAACTCCACTCCAATCAAACATCACTGATCCAAACTCACTAATCTATTCCAGAGTTACTAAAGGACTGTAg
- the LOC137032654 gene encoding B-cell receptor CD22-like has protein sequence MSLIIKAPPLPLVFLLMIHGVSSAGWGVSYSPSHICALKDSSVIMNCTYTYPTRYQIMKVFWTKTKDKKDREEFPDLSKDPEYSQRLQYLGDKQQNCTMRLSHVTLKDSHEYYFRFITNITEGKWLGVPGVTLTVTDLQVESPERVTEGDSVRLTCKSSCTLTDRATFIWYRNSQPLTERRDRNNELLLQSVRREDAGRYSCAVHGHNHISPAAELNVMYPPKSVSVSISPSGEIVSGDSVTLICSSDSNPPAEISWFKGGTFVGSGRIYSNSKIRSDDSGEYKCRSINEHGEKYSDAVTLNVMYPPRNVSVLINGSGEIVSGDSVTLICSSDSNPPALNFSWFKENESSAVGSGQSFSALQSGRFYCQAHNQHGSQRSDAVTVTVHHGAGMNVIVIAATSGGLFIIIIIIIFIIQRKMKNRRSAIHEYENDSPSTGTYAALELKSRSSDVYNTLTTVHPRPALHQSGSIEYENP, from the exons ATGTCACTGATAATAAAggctcctcctcttcctctggtGTTTCTGCTCATGATTCACG GGGTTTCTAGTGCTGGTTGGGGTGTGAGTTACAGTCCTTCACACATCTGTGCACTAAAGGATTCATCAgtgataatgaactgcacttatacatacCCTACTAGATATCAGATCATGAAAGTCTTCTGGACCAAAACAAAAGATAAAAAGGACAGAGAAGAGTTTCCAGATCTGTCTAAGGACCCTGAATACAGTCAGAGGCTTCAGTATCTGGGAGATAAACAGCAGAACTGCACCATGAGACtgagtcatgtgacactgaaggattCACACGAGTACTATTTCAGATTCATCACTAATATAACAGAAGGAAAATGGCTTGGTGTTCCAGGAGTGACTCTTACTGTCACAG atctTCAGGTGGAGTCTCCTGAGAGAGTGacagagggagattcagtccgtCTGACATGTAAAAGCAGCTGCACTCTGACTGACAGAGCAACATTCATCTGGTACAGAAACTCACAGCCATTAACTGAGAGAAGAGACAGAAACAATGAACTCCTGCTGCAGTCAGTCAGAAGAGAGGATGCAGGCAGATATAGCTGTGCTGTACACGGACACAATCACATCTCTCCTGCTGCTGAGCTCAATGTCATGT ATCCTCCAAAGAGTGTCTCAGTGTCCATCAGTCCATCTGGTGAAATAGtgtcaggagattcagtgactctgatctgcagcagtgattcaaaccctcctgcAGAAATCAGCTGGTTTAAAGGAGGAACGTTTGTAGGATCTGGAAGAATCTACAGCAACTCAAAGATCAGATCTGATGACAGTGGAGAATACAAGTGCAGATCCATCAATGAACATGGAGAGAAATACTCTGATGCTGTAACTTTAAATGTCATGT atCCTCCCAGGAACGTCTCAGTGTTGATAAATGGATCTGGTGAAATAGtgtcaggagattcagtgactctgatctgcagcagtgattcaaaccctcctgctCTGAACTTCAGCTGGTTTAAGGAGAATGAAAGCTCAGCTGTTGGAtctggacagagtttcagtgcACTACAGAGTGGACGCTTCTACTGTCAGGCTCACAATCAACATGGATCTCAGAGATCAGACGCTGTAACTGTCACAG TTCATCATGGTGCTGGTATGAATGTGATTGTGATCGCAGCGACATCAGGAGGAttattcatcatcatcatcatcatcatatttataat TCAGAGGAAAATGAAAAACAGAAGATCAGCAATACACGAGTATGAG
- the LOC137032718 gene encoding B-cell receptor CD22-like isoform X4, translating to MSQRPAPSLLLLFLLMIPDLQVESPERVTEGDSVRLTCKSSCTLTDRATFIWYRNSQPLTTGINGNQLDLWRVSREDTGRYSCGVYGHSYRSPDVYLNIRYPPENPVISISPSGEIVSGDPVTLICSSDSNPPAEISWFKGGTFVGSGRIYSISKMSSDDSGEYKCRSINEHGEKYSDAVTLNVMYPHRSFSVLINGSGEIVSGDSVTLICSSDSNPPAEISWFKGGTFVGSGTIYSISKISSDDSGEYKCKSTYEHGEKYSDAVTLNVMYPPRSVSVLINGSGEMLQIRVTESPDTSDSNPPALNFSWFKENESSAVGSGQSFSALQSGRFYCQAHNQHGSQRSDAVTVTVHHGLGWHVWLGITVACLGFFIIIIIILFIMRKLRDAKTEDLTVKQDSLYSNITGRDVHVSESADCDDAQYATVTSSKPRRDRNAPDRRDTEEIQYATVQHHRNNQTKRSEENESQYGNIRIHQPESAVRRSNVETVDDASVIYSRVK from the exons ATGTCACAGAGACCGGCTCCTTCTCTTCTTCTGCTGTTTCTGCTCATGATTCCAG atctTCAGGTGGAGTCTCCTGAGAGAGTGacagagggagattcagtccgtCTGACATGTAAAAGCAGCTGCACTCTGACTGACAGAGCAACATTCATCTGGTACAGAAACTCACAGCCATTAACTACAGGAATTAATGGAAACCAGCTCGACCTCTGGAGAGTCAGCAGAGAAGATACAGGCAGATATAGCTGTGGTGTATATGGACACAGTTACAGATCTCCTGATGTTTATCTCAATATCAGAT ATCCTCCAGAGAATCCAGTGATCTCCATCAGTCCATCTGGTGAAATAGTGTCAGGAGATCCAGTGACtctgatctgcagcagtgattcaaaccctcctgcAGAAATCAGCTGGTTTAAAGGAGGAACGTTTGTAGGATCTGGAAGAATCTACAGCATCTCAAAGATGAGCTCTGATGACAGTGGAGAATACAAGTGCAGATCCATCAATGAACATGGAGAGAAATACTCTGATGCTGTGACTTTAAACGTCATGT ATCCTCACAGGAGCTTCTCAGTGTTGATAAACGGATCTGGTGAAATAGtgtcaggagattcagtgactctgatctgcagcagtgattcaaaccctcctgcAGAAATCAGCTGGTTTAAAGGAGGAACGTTTGTAGGATCTGGAACAATCTACAGCATCTCAAAGATCAGCTCTGATGACAGTGGAGAATACAAGTGCAAGTCCACCTATGAACATGGAGAGAAATACTCTGATGCTGTGACTTTAAATGTCATGT ACCCTCCCAGGAGCGTCTCAGTGTTGATAAACGGATCTGGTGAAATGCTGcagatcagagtcactgaatctcctgacactagtgattcaaaccctcctgctCTGAACTTCAGCTGGTTTAAGGAGAATGAAAGCTCAGCTGTTGGAtctggacagagtttcagtgcACTACAGAGTGGACGCTTCTACTGTCAGGCTCACAATCAACATGGATCTCAGAGATCAGACGCTGTAACTGTCACAG TGCATCATGGTCTTGGTTGGCATGTCTGGTTGGGGATCACAGTGGCATGTTTAGgattcttcatcatcatcatcatcattctgTTTATAAT GAGAAAACTAAGAGATGCTAAAACTGAAGACCTCACAGTGAAACAG GACAGTCTGTACTCTAACATAACAGGGAGAGACGTTCATGTTTCTGAATCAGCTGATTGTGATGATGCTCAGTACGCCACTGTTACTTCCAGCAAACCCAGAAGAGACAGAAACGCTCCTGATCGCAGAGATACTGAGGAGATCCAGTACGCAACTGTACAACATCACAGAAACAACCAGACCAAGAGATCAGAGGAGAACGAAAGCCAGTACGGCAATATCAGGATTCACCAGCCTGAATCTGCTGTGAG GCGATCAAATGTTGAAACTGTGGACGACGCTTCTGTGATCTACAGCCGTGTCAAATGA